One part of the Candidatus Latescibacter sp. genome encodes these proteins:
- a CDS encoding T9SS type A sorting domain-containing protein, producing MIWKKVTVFCTLFVVWHCALASAQKTSVGFTPLNELGAGLYKGYSGGLYPAESNDSPSSHKSAGLSMAGLIQPLDQTGAVDAVNGRIVFLSVGMSNTTQEFSMFKSIADADPVKNPNVIIVDGAQGGQTAAVISNPQAQYWTICDQRLASAKVTAQQVQAAWLKEADAGPTQAFPIYAQTLQSEMEKIVGILKIRYPKIRIVYLSSRIYGGYATTTLNPEPYAYESGFTVKWLIEKQISGDTALAFSGAEAKAPWLAWGPYLWADGLNARGDGLKWEIADFQSDGTHPSSSGQKKVAQLLLNFLKTEPTARGWFLKKQATGVKQGALDLPVQFSLEQNYPNPFNPATTIRYALPSSQKVSLKVFDSLGRETAGLTEGEKAPGWHTVIFDASNLANGVYFYRLSTSLFTCTRMMAVVK from the coding sequence ATGATATGGAAAAAGGTTACTGTCTTCTGTACCTTGTTTGTCGTGTGGCATTGTGCACTTGCATCCGCCCAGAAAACCTCAGTAGGATTCACGCCGTTGAACGAACTCGGCGCAGGGTTGTATAAAGGATATTCCGGTGGCCTCTATCCCGCGGAAAGCAATGATTCGCCCTCATCCCATAAATCCGCCGGGCTTTCCATGGCCGGACTGATTCAGCCCCTGGACCAGACGGGAGCGGTGGATGCGGTAAATGGCAGGATAGTTTTCCTCTCTGTAGGGATGTCCAATACCACTCAGGAATTCTCGATGTTTAAAAGTATCGCCGACGCCGACCCGGTAAAAAACCCGAATGTTATTATAGTCGACGGCGCACAGGGCGGCCAGACTGCGGCGGTCATTTCCAATCCCCAGGCGCAGTATTGGACTATTTGCGACCAGCGGCTGGCAAGCGCGAAAGTCACCGCTCAACAGGTCCAGGCGGCCTGGCTCAAGGAAGCCGACGCCGGCCCGACCCAGGCATTTCCCATATATGCCCAGACACTCCAATCAGAGATGGAAAAAATTGTCGGGATTCTGAAAATCCGTTACCCGAAGATCAGGATTGTCTACCTGTCCAGCCGGATATACGGCGGTTATGCTACCACCACCCTCAATCCTGAACCGTATGCCTATGAATCGGGTTTTACCGTGAAATGGCTGATCGAAAAACAGATCAGCGGCGATACGGCGCTCGCCTTTTCCGGTGCTGAAGCAAAAGCGCCCTGGCTGGCCTGGGGGCCCTATCTCTGGGCGGACGGCCTGAATGCCCGGGGCGACGGTTTGAAATGGGAGATCGCCGATTTTCAGTCGGACGGCACCCATCCCTCCAGCTCCGGACAGAAGAAGGTGGCGCAGCTCCTTTTGAACTTTTTAAAGACCGAACCGACCGCCAGGGGTTGGTTCTTAAAAAAACAAGCAACCGGAGTAAAACAGGGCGCTCTTGACCTCCCCGTTCAATTCAGCCTGGAACAGAATTATCCGAATCCGTTCAATCCCGCAACAACAATACGGTATGCCCTGCCCAGTTCACAGAAGGTTTCCCTTAAGGTATTCGATTCCCTGGGCCGTGAAACCGCCGGGCTCACGGAAGGGGAGAAAGCTCCCGGGTGGCATACGGTGATTTTCGATGCCTCTAACCTGGC